From one Treponema denticola genomic stretch:
- the amrB gene encoding AmmeMemoRadiSam system protein B: protein MKFLSIVFFICFCLTACTGKKDVTEETEKIFRTWSSDGERPPKTRFIPKEASLPDGAKPWGGTVSHHLLTDALIDDWFTELAEARKIKTFYILSPSHWGLSLYDFSLTNGSWQTKDGLVNSEKDKAEHLSRLFDVPFDDKVFVYEHGVSTLIPYIKKYFPDAKVVAIAYYGEPPVNMNLATKLYEKVTKVFSIKDNDSFLLISSDFSHKSDIEKTAEKDAKSRYFLTSLKPSAWTLGICDNRPAMYLLSKLFTEKTQCTIQRSTNAYKLSDATDPEDITSYFFTYFWEKED from the coding sequence ATGAAATTTCTAAGCATCGTTTTTTTTATTTGTTTTTGTTTGACGGCTTGTACCGGCAAAAAAGACGTGACGGAAGAGACTGAAAAAATTTTCCGAACATGGAGCTCTGATGGGGAAAGGCCTCCTAAGACGAGGTTTATTCCCAAGGAAGCTTCTTTGCCGGACGGAGCAAAGCCTTGGGGCGGGACGGTGAGCCATCATCTTCTAACCGATGCCTTAATAGATGATTGGTTTACCGAACTTGCCGAAGCAAGAAAGATAAAAACTTTTTATATTTTAAGCCCTTCTCATTGGGGCCTTTCTCTGTACGATTTTTCTTTAACAAACGGATCATGGCAAACTAAGGACGGCCTTGTCAACTCCGAAAAGGATAAGGCTGAACACTTATCCCGCCTTTTTGATGTGCCCTTTGATGATAAGGTCTTTGTTTATGAGCACGGCGTTTCAACCTTGATTCCATACATAAAAAAATACTTTCCCGATGCAAAGGTTGTTGCCATCGCTTATTACGGAGAGCCTCCCGTAAATATGAATCTTGCAACTAAACTTTATGAGAAGGTAACAAAAGTTTTTTCTATCAAAGATAATGATTCCTTCCTTTTAATTTCTTCCGATTTTTCGCATAAATCCGATATAGAAAAAACTGCCGAAAAGGATGCAAAGTCCCGCTATTTTTTGACAAGTCTAAAACCTTCTGCTTGGACGCTCGGTATCTGCGATAACAGACCTGCAATGTATTTGCTTTCAAAGTTGTTTACAGAAAAAACGCAATGTACAATTCAAAGAAGTACTAATGCTTATAAACTAAGCGATGCGACTGATCCTGAAGACATAACAAGTTATTTCTTTACATACTTTTGGGAAAAAGAAGATTAG
- a CDS encoding NYN domain-containing protein, whose amino-acid sequence MEKKYAILIDGDNIAPSYLDSIISEVSKEGEVLIKRLYGDWTTPNMNGWKPWLEKVPIRPVQQFRNGPNATDNTIIMDAIELANTNQGINAVCIVSTDSDYYSLALKLREYGLYVLGVGKSNAKPLWVNACNEFKYLENFDETEEYEEDAKSGKKFKSLEDLICHAYRNSRMTEEGWVSLSDLGNSIRNFMPEFDPRSYSHNTLREIIDALSDDFELRPDDRIPPNYWIKAIGRKNETPKIKGKIKRLMNRYGIIENENGDFFFSFTNIDKKCRDKLIKEGTPVKFRVFKMPNPKGEDSADRNGKAAEIEIL is encoded by the coding sequence ATGGAAAAAAAATATGCTATTTTAATTGACGGAGACAACATAGCTCCTTCCTATCTCGACTCGATAATTTCCGAAGTTTCAAAGGAAGGAGAGGTACTGATAAAAAGACTTTACGGGGACTGGACTACTCCCAACATGAACGGCTGGAAACCTTGGCTTGAAAAAGTACCTATCCGCCCTGTCCAGCAATTTAGAAACGGCCCTAATGCAACCGATAACACAATCATAATGGATGCCATAGAACTTGCAAACACCAATCAAGGAATAAATGCGGTCTGCATAGTTTCTACCGATTCCGATTATTACAGCCTTGCCCTCAAATTGCGGGAGTATGGGCTCTATGTTTTGGGCGTCGGAAAGTCCAATGCAAAACCTCTTTGGGTAAATGCCTGCAACGAATTTAAATATCTTGAAAACTTTGATGAAACTGAAGAATACGAAGAAGATGCAAAAAGCGGCAAAAAGTTTAAATCCCTCGAAGACCTTATCTGCCATGCTTATAGAAATTCCCGCATGACCGAAGAAGGCTGGGTAAGCCTTTCCGACCTGGGAAATTCCATACGTAACTTTATGCCGGAATTCGATCCCCGCTCTTACAGCCACAATACATTGAGAGAAATAATCGATGCCCTATCGGATGATTTTGAACTAAGGCCGGACGACAGAATACCGCCAAACTATTGGATAAAGGCAATAGGCCGCAAAAATGAGACGCCAAAAATAAAGGGAAAAATAAAACGGCTTATGAACCGCTACGGAATTATCGAAAACGAAAACGGAGACTTTTTCTTTTCGTTCACAAACATCGATAAAAAATGCAGGGACAAACTTATAAAAGAGGGAACCCCGGTAAAGTTCAGGGTGTTTAAGATGCCAAATCCCAAGGGCGAAGATTCAGCGGACAGGAACGGCAAGGCCGCCGAAATAGAAATACTATAA
- the pyk gene encoding pyruvate kinase, with the protein MKKTKIVCTIGPASDSERVLAEMFKAGLNVCRLNFSHGSHEEHKVKIDRIKKIREELKMPVALLLDTKGPEIRLGGFEKPVEIVQGQEFVITTRDVIGTNQICSISYKNIAAEIKPKSRILINDGLLELQVIDILNDTDIECVAVNSGTLSSRKGVNIPGLRVNLPYMSEKDISDIEFGIENDVDFIAASFTQRADDIIQIRKLLEKHKSKIAVIAKIENQEGLDNIDEILAEADGIMVARGDMGVEIEPEKIPHLQKQLIKKANIAGKPVITATQMLESMTHNLRPTRAEVTDVANAILDGTSAVMLSGETAAGEYPVETVAMMTSIANSIEETLDYEKLFDENASLHETTITNAIARATCSTALALDANAIITASASGITPRALSKFKPKVPIIAITGSPQVMRKLALDWDVYPVLADPIKSTDNMFDVCSQIAKDTGHVKKGDIAILTAGIPIGKAGSTNLLKVEIIE; encoded by the coding sequence ATGAAAAAAACAAAGATAGTATGCACAATAGGGCCTGCTTCCGACTCAGAAAGGGTCTTGGCAGAAATGTTTAAAGCCGGTTTAAATGTCTGCCGCCTTAATTTTTCGCATGGAAGCCATGAAGAACACAAGGTTAAAATAGATAGAATAAAAAAAATAAGAGAAGAGTTAAAAATGCCTGTTGCACTTTTGTTGGACACTAAGGGGCCCGAAATACGTTTGGGGGGTTTTGAAAAGCCTGTAGAAATTGTACAAGGTCAGGAATTTGTTATTACAACCAGAGATGTAATCGGCACAAATCAAATATGCAGTATTTCATATAAGAATATCGCCGCCGAAATTAAACCTAAAAGCAGAATCCTTATAAACGACGGATTGTTGGAGCTACAGGTTATCGATATTTTAAACGATACGGACATAGAATGTGTTGCAGTAAATTCCGGAACCTTAAGCAGCCGAAAAGGTGTAAACATTCCGGGCTTGAGGGTAAACCTTCCTTACATGAGTGAAAAGGATATCTCCGATATCGAATTCGGAATTGAAAACGATGTGGATTTTATTGCCGCATCCTTTACACAAAGAGCCGACGATATTATCCAAATAAGAAAACTTTTGGAAAAACATAAAAGCAAAATCGCCGTTATAGCAAAAATAGAAAATCAAGAAGGCTTGGACAACATAGATGAAATTTTAGCGGAAGCCGACGGAATAATGGTAGCCCGGGGAGATATGGGAGTAGAAATAGAGCCCGAAAAAATCCCTCATCTTCAAAAGCAGCTGATAAAAAAAGCAAATATTGCAGGAAAGCCGGTTATCACCGCAACTCAGATGCTCGAATCTATGACCCACAACCTGCGTCCCACCAGAGCCGAAGTTACCGACGTTGCAAACGCTATTCTCGACGGAACATCAGCTGTAATGCTTTCGGGAGAAACCGCAGCAGGTGAATACCCTGTCGAAACCGTGGCCATGATGACCTCAATTGCAAACTCTATAGAAGAAACATTAGATTATGAAAAACTATTTGATGAAAATGCTTCTCTTCACGAAACTACAATTACAAATGCAATCGCAAGAGCTACCTGCTCTACAGCCCTAGCCCTCGATGCAAATGCAATCATAACGGCATCAGCTTCGGGAATAACGCCCAGGGCCCTTTCAAAATTTAAACCGAAGGTACCTATTATCGCAATAACGGGATCGCCTCAGGTTATGAGAAAGCTTGCCCTCGACTGGGACGTATATCCTGTCTTAGCCGATCCTATAAAATCGACCGACAACATGTTCGATGTTTGTTCACAAATTGCAAAGGACACAGGCCATGTAAAAAAAGGAGACATAGCAATCCTTACGGCAGGTATTCCTATAGGCAAGGCAGGATCTACAAACCTTTTAAAGGTAGAAATAATAGAATAA